CAACGCGGCTGTAACTGCATTTTCTAAACGGTCAATGAAGTGGTGTTTCATGGTCGATGGGGGCAGCTGGAAACGATGCATTGAGCCATAAGGCGATTTTTTCCTGGCCGCCGGATATCCTGTGGGTGTAGACATTGAGCAGCATATGGGTGGTACTGTGGCCCAGCCGGTACTGGGCGTCCTTGATGCTGACGCCGTTGTCGGAAAGCCGGCTGGCGTGGTCATGCCGGAGCTTATGAAACGTGATCGAGAGATTTGTCTGTTCGGCGATTTTTGAAATTTCTTGGACCAGCGGCGAGGAAAATAAAAAGGCCGTCTTCCGTGGAAGGCGGCACACATAGTTGAGAAATTTTTCTTTCTCATTTTTTGGAAAATATGCTATACTGGCTGCTCGGGGGACGGTTAGCCCCTTCCTGTTTAGGGAAGGGGGGTGACGATGAATATCTATGAAGCATTGACATTTGCTGTCGCATTTGCCACGCTTATGGTATTGGTCACGACCAAAAAGAAATAACCGCCCCTGCTCAAATAGCGGCGATTATTTCTAATCACTAACGTTTGGGCTAACCGTTTTCCGGTTAGACAGCCTGTGGGGCTGGCGTGCTTGCAACACATCAGTCCTTTTCTTATATTATACCCATCGATACAAGAATATGCAAGCATTCGGTGAAAAATCCCCGTCGGCCGGTCCAGTTTACTTGCAATTCGGTGCAGAGGCGACAGTTCTATTATTATACAATGCCCGCCGGAAGTAAAAACGCCGGAGTTCTTAACCGCCGATCAAGATATCGCCGTTTTGTCCGCTGCATGGCTACCCTGTCATACATGCTGAGCGGCCTGATTTCAACCGGCGGTTTGTCCGTCTGCTTCGCATACGAAAACGGGGCT
This is a stretch of genomic DNA from Dendrosporobacter quercicolus. It encodes these proteins:
- a CDS encoding tyrosine-type recombinase/integrase, yielding MCRLPRKTAFLFSSPLVQEISKIAEQTNLSITFHKLRHDHASRLSDNGVSIKDAQYRLGHSTTHMLLNVYTHRISGGQEKIALWLNASFPAAPIDHETPLH